From the Corynebacterium zhongnanshanii genome, the window CAGAACAGTGGTCCGTGCCAGAGCGAGTGGATGTGCGCGGACTGCGTGTGGTCGAAACCCACGACGACACGCAGACACTCCGGGTGCAACCACCTGCGGCGGACGTCATTATCGATCGCACCTGCGGTAAGAGCTACGGCCGTCCCACGCTCAACCCTCAGGGCATCCCCGTGATCTACCCGTGCCGAGATGGCGTGCGCCTTGTGGAATGATGGACACCATGCCTTCACCATCGCGCTCGGCCGCTCAGCCCCCGGTACCCATTCATGTCATTGCGGGTGCTGACGAATTCTTGGCAGAACGACGCCGGCAGGAGATCGTCGACGCCACTCGTTCCTATGAACAGGATCCCCATATCCCGGTGGAAACATTCAAGGCCAATGAGGTGGATCCCGGTGTACTCGCGGAATTGCTGAGCCCCTCGCTGTTCTCCGACAGCAGGATCATCGTGATTCATGGCGTGGAGGATTGCGGTAAAGAACCCTTGGGGTTCATCACCGCAGCGATGGAGCAGCCGGTACCGGGGATGGTGCTGATCATCATCCACAAGGGCACCGGCCGGAACAAGAAGATGGTGCAGACCTGGGCGGGGATGGGCGCACAGATGCACGAGGCCGCGGAGCTGCGGCCCCGGGAGAAGCAGGCTTTTGTGGATCAGGAGTTCCGCAGGCATGGCACGCGGGTCTCACCCGATGTGGTCCAACTGTTGCTGGAGGTGGTGGGAAGTGACCTTCGCGAGCTGGCGAGCGCTGTCAGTCAGCTCGTGGCGGATACCAATGGATCCATCGATACGGCAGCGGTGAAGCGCTACTACACAGGCAAGGCAGAGGTCACGGGCTTCGACATTGCCGATTACGCCGT encodes:
- the holA gene encoding DNA polymerase III subunit delta, producing MPSPSRSAAQPPVPIHVIAGADEFLAERRRQEIVDATRSYEQDPHIPVETFKANEVDPGVLAELLSPSLFSDSRIIVIHGVEDCGKEPLGFITAAMEQPVPGMVLIIIHKGTGRNKKMVQTWAGMGAQMHEAAELRPREKQAFVDQEFRRHGTRVSPDVVQLLLEVVGSDLRELASAVSQLVADTNGSIDTAAVKRYYTGKAEVTGFDIADYAVVGNVAAAASLTRRALQLGESPVMISAALNRNVSGIAKVVGAGRIDSRRDASRFGMAPWQLDRTIKTARHWTPAMVARAVQILAELDAGVKGGSASADYALEHGVITLARLVAQRGGTR